The genomic stretch tcgtgttgctgcctttAATGCTCAATTACGATATAGTCgcacggggcttatcgattgtgccggaggcatgaaaacgaaactattgattcacaatgagaacaaaagaaaacaaactgaAGTAATGTGAAACACAGGCGACAAATTGGAAagcagtggagtaaaaagtacaggtacgtgctgtaaaatgtaaagAAGTAAAgtcaaaagtaccacttcatatttgtactcaagtaaagtatagATACACAAAAACGCACTTGAGTACAGCAACGACGTacttttactccgttacattccaccacttttAAAATGTGGTCTCGAAaccatagggcaagtgactagttttggtcattaaaaacatttttttttttttttttttaactttaaagGCCAGGCTCCCACATCGGGGACATAATTACAGGGGTTAATATATGTTACGATAcattacaattgtttttttttttcacaataacAATTGTTATAAACATAGAGTAGGCTAATTATGATGACGAAAGAAGCAGTTAGGATCATAGAGCGGAAGTGCGTCACTAATGTGCGTCGGTTACTATGACAACGCCTCACATGCGCCGTGGTATCCAGTGAAAACAAAATGCTAGCTTCCGATTGAGCGTGCCGCCAATTATGGCCAAAATATAGTgagaaactgtttttttgtttatttttatgtcTTATCTTCTGGTTATTTACGATACGCTATTTTGGATGTAAGGTGACGTGGGGCTTGTTTGTGTCGTGTTTCTCAGCACTGACAAGTTGTGGGAACTTGCCGCCGCCGAGGTCCAGAGTCGAGAGAGCGGAGACGGAGAGGACGCCGGTGATGGTGGAGGAGGAGAAGCAGTCGGAGAGAGGACCGTCTTTCTCATGGGAAGCAAGGCCGGGGTagggttttgttttctttttagaaGTTCTGTTTATGAATGTACAGCTAATTGCTACATTAGTGATATTTCACGTTAACAGGGTAAAACGTCTATTCTACTCAGATGCCTGGACAGGTAAGTACTAAATGTAATTAATACACGAAATTACGTGGTCATATtactatttattttctatacacaccAGGGATGAAGCAGCTAAGCCCACATTGGCTCTGGAGTACACGTTTGGCAGGCGAGCTGCAGGACACAACACGGTTTGTAACACATGCATACAGTACAGGTACCTTATTGTACTTCAcagtatctttttttaaatttactatCATAATATGGCGtgctctgtcctcactaaatgtcaagttgttcagctttacagacatcaaacaaggcaattttgctttttgatgcattttacttccttcacttttgacaatttgtaaagctgtaacacacttatgtacacttatgttcaaaacaacacacattttaaaaacaaaacacttgacacaaaacaattgatgTTTAAATGTGTGTCTAGTTGGATCAATATgtgaatttagtagattaagttaggctaatttgcctaacaaaagtccgctatcttaaatgctatgcaTGCttatgtatttacaattctcaaagCAGATCGCTCACAcgtactccacaaactgtagctctaaactaaatgaaaaatgcaTACGCAAAcaaatattagctgaaacaacttacagccttatggggccaaaccagagcgcagctatcctttatccatgtcagacaagagtctgctcctcagtcataaggggacagtccagccagacccaacgctgccaccagagggcaacaTATATCTTTAATAAGTTAAATAAGCTATTGTTTTTCAGTGTTTTATTTActgctttatttaaaaaagaaaaagtctgCCAACACTTTTTCTCCCCAACGCCAGGGGGCAcagcagcaccctcagcaccccacttcccgcaCCACTGAAACTACAGTATTTTCTCAATGAATGTGTCATGTATTATTGTATATTCAAGCAaagtacaatacttttggatagttattttggggtacttaaagggttaattccgatttatgcggaaattcggtttacgtcgccagtgtagtAACAGTACTCATTCATAACCCGGGGATtgcctatacagtggtacctctccttacgaacgtctctacttaaagaattttcaggttaagacacacctcaACAGAAAGatgttgcctcttgttaagaaataaatttcaggatacgtaaggcaaaaatacagtatggctagtACTCACAgcgcccagagtttactgaacataacatacttatagctgctctgccattggctattgcctagcattcctggcatccaattggctaagagagacctctactgtatgtgcatgtgtgtatcccagtgtcctcttcattcaaTCCCTCATGTTCTgggagctttacatgagtgtatgaaCTTTagttctttattcttgttttttttatatatatatttatattatgcaCAACTTTGATTTTATGttcattgtgcaataatctaattgtaacatgtatttgttacattttttgatgCAATTTTTGCATtacaaaagatttatgtctgacttTTGGGGGGCTTGTAACAGGGCATTCACATGAAAAATGCGTCTCTActgacagaattttcaagttacaaaactacttccagaacctattaattttgtaagtagaggtaccacggtATATGAGACACTAACCAATAAGTAATGATGAAATAGGGATTAATTGAATAAAGAGGGTATGTGAATCATTCAAAATAGCTTTTGATATGGACACTGGTTAATAAGTCAAAATGCTAAACAGAAATCTCAAAAGAAGTtgataaatgtgttttttagtgtAGATTCTGATATTCCCACAAGTGCCAtgataaatgtgttttttagtgtAAATTCTGATATTACCACAAGTGCCATCTGATTCATAGCAATATCTAACATGTTTAGCCCAAAGACATAGCCCACCTGTGGGAGCTGGGTGGAGGGACCTCCTTATCCGATCTGGTGCAGATCCCCATCACTGCTTCCAGCATCAGGTAGCTCACCAACACAACGGATAGCCACCGGGATGGACGACTGTCATCTTTCTTCCTTTGACTTATGCAGATCGCTGTCTGTCATTGTGGCGGTGGATCTATCTGCTCCATGCTCTCTGTGGGCCACCTTGGAAACGCTGCTGCAGGCAGCGCAGCTCCACATCGAGCAAGCGGCATCTCGGGCGCGACAAGTCAATAAAAGCGGAATGGGAGCCAAACATCGGGCAACGGCGCCCTTCGCGGCACGCGTCCTGCCTAGAGACTACCCTGTAAGCTCATGCATTTTAGACACAGCATTGAGGACAGTCAGTCACAGCATCACACACGTAATGATGCAAACGATTGAACAGGACCGAGAGCTGATCAGCCCATTCCCGGTCCCTCTGCTCATCATCGGGAGCAAGTATGACCtctttcaggtaaaacactcaaAATTATGGGTCACATaattgcagtgttgtttttggcagttcttttaattttcgtcttagcctTTTGCACGATAATACTTAGTAGTCTTAGTCAAATTTTAGTCACTtcaaaatgtacagtggggcaaataagtatttagtcaaccactaaatgtgcaagttctcccccttgaaaatattagaaaggcctgtaattgtcaacatgggtaaacctcaaccatgagagacacaatgtagaaaaaaaacagaaaaccacactgtttgatttttaaagaatttatttgcaaatcatgatggaaaataagtatttggtcaataccaaaagttcatctcaatactttgttatgtaccctttgttggcaataacggagcccaaacgttttctttaactcttcacaagcttttcacacaccgttgctggtattttggcccattcctccatgcagatctcctctagagcagggatgttttggggctgtcgtttggcaacacggactttcaactccctccacagattttgtatggggttgagatctggagactggctaggccactccaggaccgtgaaatgcttcttacgaagccactcttttgttgccctggctgtgtgtttgggatcattatcatgctgaaagacccagccacgtctcatcttaaatgccctttctgatggaaggagattttcactcaaaatctctcgatacatggccccattcattctttcctttacacagatcagtcatcctggtccctatacagaaaaacagccccaaagcaggatgtttccacccccatgcttcgcagtgggtatggttcaattcagtattctttttcctccaaacacgagaatcagtgtttctaccaaaaagttctattttggtttcatctgaccataatgcattctcccagtcctcttctggatcatccaaatgctctctagcgctctagcgaaccacagacgggctggacgtgtactttcttcagcaggcggacacgtctggcagtgcaggatttgagtccctggcggcgcattgtgttactgatagtagcctttgttactgtggtcccagctttctgtaggtcattcacgaggttcccctgtgtggttctgagatttttgctcaccgttcttgttatcattgtgacgccacggtgtgagcagggagttgaaagtccgtgttgcccaatgacagccccaaaacatcactgctctagaggagatctgcatggaggaatgggccaaaataccagcaacagtgtgtgaaaagcttgtgaagagttacagaaaatgtttggcctctgttattgccaacaaagggtacatacaaattattgagatgaacttttggtattgaccaaatacttattttccaacatgatttgcaaataaattctttaaaaatcaaacaatgtgattttcagttttttttttccacattgtgtctctcatggttgaggttaacccatattgacaattaaacacctctctaatattttcaagtgggagaacttgcacaattagtagttgactaaatacttatttaccccactgtatttgtcttcgcctagtttttgttgacgaaaacgtttactcaatattttcgtctgtaaaattcgaaAGTTGcaccacaaaaataaaaatatttcaaatgaacaagcATCTAGAAATCTATCACGTGGTAAAACACccacagcaggaaaacagtacattattttcaattatacccatctggacgccacgaactatacattaaaaaaaggttgtCCGAGGGTTTAAGTGGACGCTCGCCATTAACAATaacctaatgctaacgtgaacgtgaatgctatgctaacgctacgagttaccagacactgctacgacgcAGGCTAACCACACATCAAATGACACACGTTGTTAACGTGACGGAAACCATGGCGTATTTTCatttcgttctcgtctcgtcagacgaaaactggctttcgtgttatgttttagtctcccaagacgcgTTTTTATCTCATTGTCGTCTCGTCAttagcatgaaaaaaatgttcatcgaCGAAATATGTACGTTATAGTCATtgctgacgaaaacaacactgatccaTTGGTATTCAAAAACAAGTCTTGATTAACAAAAAGCTCGTAATTTGCATTCGTTGCAGGAATTGCCGTCGGACAAGAGGAAAGTGGTTTGCAAGACATTGCGTTTTGTCGCTCACTATCACGCTGCCTCACTCGTTGTAAGATGAGTCTTCGCGTGCACGACATTACATTCACGCAACTAccgtctcacacacacacaatctgagtttgttttttgtttttttgccctaCAGTTTAGCAGCATCAAGTCCGAGAGTCTCATGTCCAAGACCAAGAGCTTCTTCTCCCACCTGGCCTTCAACGTGGACATGGGGTGAATGCATCACTCCTTCGAAAAAtacttttgttattgctgtatacactcaccggccactttattaggtacaccatgctagtaacgggttggaccccctttcgccttcagaactgccttaattcttcgtggcatagattcaacaaggtgctggaagcattcctcagaaagtttggtccatattgacatgatggcatcacacagttggtgcagacaaatctgcacatccatgatgcgaatctcccgttccaccacatcccaaagctgctctattggattgagatctggtgactgtttaggccatttgagtacagtgaactcattgtcatgttcaagaaaccagtctgagatgattccagccttatgacatggcacattatcctgctaaaagtagccatcagaagttgagtacattgtggtcataaagggatggacatggtcagcaacaatactcaggtaggctgtggcgttccaacgatgctcaattggtaccaaggggcccaaagagtgccaagaaaatattccccaccacactattacaccaccaccaccagcctgaaccgttgatgcaaggcaggatggatccatgcttttatgttgttgacgccaaattctgaccctatcatccgaatgtcgcagcagaaatcaagactcatcagaccaggcaacgtttttccaatcttctattgtcaaaTTTCgacgagcttgtgcaaattgtagcctcagtttcctgttcttagctgaaaggagtggcacccggcgtggtcttctgctgctgtagcccatctgcctcaaagttcgacgtactgtgcgttcagagatgctcttctgcctaccttggttgtaacgcagtgcttctcaattattttctgttacgcccccccccaagcaagacgtaaatgtttcgcgccccccccaactctctgccgccactgtaaatagtatcattcgtctatattactattataagtacgcctcagcctaacattgtgtccttttttttctattaaagaaaaaaagtaacatagatcaacttataataaagtataactttttaaacattgtg from Corythoichthys intestinalis isolate RoL2023-P3 chromosome 10, ASM3026506v1, whole genome shotgun sequence encodes the following:
- the dync2li1 gene encoding cytoplasmic dynein 2 light intermediate chain 1: MAKIYTDKLWELAAAEVQSRESGDGEDAGDGGGGEAVGERTVFLMGSKAGGKTSILLRCLDRDEAAKPTLALEYTFGRRAAGHNTPKDIAHLWELGGGTSLSDLVQIPITASSIRSLSVIVAVDLSAPCSLWATLETLLQAAQLHIEQAASRARQVNKSGMGAKHRATAPFAARVLPRDYPDRELISPFPVPLLIIGSKYDLFQELPSDKRKVVCKTLRFVAHYHAASLVFSSIKSESLMSKTKSFFSHLAFNVDMGKTVSFDSTKPYIIPAGSDSLSQIGSPPTTDVDITSLHARNPKDLWKKVYERIFPPENTSEKKEVKDPAKDPQYSEPQIDAMRAQNDQELEEYKKNAAKSWKGLELDS